The Leptospira mtsangambouensis sequence TTTCCGTCGGTTTCCACTCCACTGGCCACATCAATCCCATAAGGATGAACGGTTTCTAAAGCAGTTTTTACATTCTCTGGAGTGATCCCTCCAGCGAGTAAAAAAGGTCGTTTTACGGATGTTACATATTCCCAAGGGAAAGTATGTCCTGTACCACCACCCAAATTTTTTTGATAACTATCTAAAATCACTAAACTTGATTTTGGTTCCAGGTCCTCATCACTTGTGACTTTGGTTTGGATCCTGATGGCAGGTAATAACTTTTTTGTTTCTGTGAATTCATCCCAAATTTCTGGAGAAATCAACTGGTCTCCTCGGATGAGTTGGATGAGGTCCGGTTGGAAACGTTCTGTGAGTGTTTTGATTTCTGTAATTTCGTTTTCAAAAAACAAAAATACAAGTTTTGGGAATCCAGATTTTTTTCTTAACTGAAGAAGGTTTTCTGCTGTTTCGGCAGTGATGGCACGAGGGGAACGTGGAGAAAAGTTAAGCCCAACAAAATCGACCTGGAGATCCACACAAAGTTCTAATGTGGCCAGGTCTTTGATTCCACAGATTTTAATTTTGTATCTGGTTCCCATATGGGAACCAGATTGAATCAACTCAGATCAGAGGCAATCGATCCTTTGTACCCAAAGTGTAAAAATTTAAGGAAACTATCCTGGTAAATCAACATATCCTGTTTGGAAATTCCTTGGCGAACCATCTGCACAAAGATATTGAGAAAAAAGGAAAGGATGTTGCGGACAACAAACTCACTCACTTCCCCTTTGTAACTTGGATTTTTTTCTTTAAAATTGCTATACTGGTCAAAATTGATTTTGGTGAGACGAGTGAGAACCGTATCTGGAAATTCTTCTAGATGGGAACCTTGTGATTTAGTTAAGAGAAGGATAAAATCATCGCGATTTGCATCCACATAATCAAGAGCAATATGAAATCTCTCTTGCCACGCCTCATAACTGTCGTTAAATCTTTTTTCGAAATAATCTGGATGAGATACATAAGCAAAAGCTTTTTCCATTCCAGAAAGAACCGGCTGTAGTATCTCTGTTAGAAGGTGTTCTTTGTTTTCAAAGTAATTGTAGATATTACTCGTGGATACCTTTGCCTTTTTCGCAATGGTTCGCATACTAGCCTTCTCAAAACCGAGTTGGATGAATTCCTCTCGAGCCGCTTGTAAGATTTCTTTTCGTGTATGTTCTTTTGGAGTTTGCATGGTCCTGAACGATGTTTCCTAAAAGAACAATCTCGTTCAGGATTCATTTGTAAAGTTTAATTTTACATGTTTGTTGTATTTTGTATTAATTTTGCCACAATTCCATAGAGACGAAAACTTCCTAACACCAATACCGGAAATCTGCCTCGGAATAGGGGACGCAGGTCTTCTTCGGCTTGCAGTTTCGTGGTGATGGATGTTAGGCCTTGCGGAAGTTCTGGGAAGGCCCCAAATCCACTTCCTTCCCAAAGAATGAGGGAATGGAGGGGGAGGCCCACCAGTTGGGACAGAATCCCTTCTCGGTCTTTGTCGGGGAGACTTCCCAGTACAAGGGAGAAGGAGGGATGTGTTTTGGCAAACTCACGTGTGGTCGTCGCGATGGCGTCCGGGTTGTGGGCCGGATCAAAAACAATTTCGGGAGAGTTTTGTAACACTTCCATTCTACCACGGGGTTTTTCCAAAGAGGCAAAGGAAATGGAGCTAAGCTTTGATGTCTCTTTTGGAAGCAAATGGATTAGGGCCGCTTGGGAAAAAAGAAAGTTGGTTTCTAAATAGGTAGGTTTTTTTTCGAGGGGGAGGATTTGCGTTTTAGTTTTTCCTTTAGGAAAATTTTGAATGAGAGTTCGTAAGGAATCATCTTCTGGATCCATTACCACTAGATTTCGGCAAACATCTGTTAGGATTCCTAATTTTTCCAAACAGATTTTTTCTTTGGTATCTCCTAAAATTTCAGAATGATCCAAACCTATTTTTGTAAGTATAACATGGTCGGCATACACAAGTTTTGTGGAATCAAGCCTTCCTCCAAGCCCTGCTTCCCAAATTTCAAATTCTGTATTTTCTTTCGCAAAATAGAGATAAGTAAAAACGGTTAAAAATTCAAAATAAGAAAGTGACTGGTACCTTTCTAAGTCGGGAAGGATAGTGTTCTTAAAAAAAGATTCCACATCCTCTTCTTTGGGAACTTCTGGTTTTCCATCTAAAAAAATTAGAAAACGTTCAAGCGGTGTCAGTAGATGGGGAGAAGTATAAAGTCCCGTTTTGTATCCAAGAATTGACAAAAGGGAAGCAAGGTAATGAGAAGTAGAACCTTTTCCATTGGTGCCGACAACACTGATGCGGATGGGCTTTTGTATTTTATGTTTTGATTTTAAAAATAAAAAAAGGTCGGAAAGTCCATCTAAAGAATAGTTTTTGAAAACATTGAAGTTCCTTGTTTTTTCAATGTTCTGCAAACTATATAAAAAATCAAAAAACAACATATGGAATTCTTTTGTAAACCTTCTGTGAATTTAGTATAGATCTATTTACGATTTTTCAATTGTTTGAAAAGTAGGGACTCCACCTTCTCAATCCATTTCTGTTTTGTTTGGATATTTGTAAATAGTTCAAATTGTCTAATCCCTTGGTAGAGTAACATATGGTATCCTGGAATGATCTCTGCTTTTTTTTTCTTTGCCTGTTTTACTAAATCGGTTTCCAAAGGATTGTAAACAATGTCGAATAACGTATGTTTTTTGGTAAAAAAGTCGGAGTTTAGAATTGGTTCCCCACCAAATCCTTTCATGCCAACTGGAGTAGTATGGATGACGAGGTCATAGTTTTCCGCTTCTTCTAAAGATTTTTCTTTGGTCGTAACACCAAGCCATTCCGGATTTCCTAAAGAATTGAGAATTTCTTTCGTTGCCACTTCGTTTCGTGCAAGAATATTTACCTTTCGTTGGATCTTTCCCTGCTTCGCATTGTTTTGGAGAGATTCTGCGATGGAAAATAAGATTCCTTTGGCACTTCCCCCACTCCCGAGAACTAAAATTTGTTTTTCCAAATTGGGATCTAAAAGATCCGGATTGGCTTGGAGAATGGATCTAACAGCACCAGTCCCATCTGTATTCACTGCCTCAATTCCTTCGCGAAAGAGTAGGGTGTTGGATGAACCCATCGTTTGGGATGCCTTACAAACAATGTTCGCTTGTGAATAAGCCCATTCTTTAAAAGGAATGGTAACGGAAACCCCCCTTACACCCAAGTCAAGCAAGGGACGAAGCCCAATCTCATTCCATCGCTCGTTTTCAAAAACCAAATACACTCCATCATATCCAGAGAGTTGGAAAAGAGTGTTATGAATCCAAGGCGAAAGGGTATGACCTAAGGGATATCCCAAGATCCCAAATATTTCAGTGTGTTTTGAATACAAGGAAAACCTCTTTTTTATCTTATGGACTTACGAATGGCTTACCGAAAATAGGTAATAGACAGGTACAAGATCAATGATTTCATTACCGCTTGCCGCACCATCAGAACCATGGACCATTCTCGTAGATATTTTATTCTTTTTTCTCGCATCCGCAGCCTGTGCCTATTATTTTTATTATTATAAACGCAAAGACTTACTCGGAAAATTTTGGGGATCTACATTTGTTGCAGGGATTGGAGCATTAATCGTTTTTGCAACCTTCCAAACCTATATCCGCGATATCATCATGTGGCTCATGTCACCCAAAATTGGATCCACTCAATTATCCAACGTGAATTTGGTTGCCATCTTTCTTGGTGGGTTTACTGCTCTTTACATCATGAACCGAATCAACCATAACAAAGAAAGAAGAGATTGAATTCGATTTTTCATATAACTTTAAATACTTAAGAAAATTATAATAAAATCCTAGTAGGGCGAGAACAAATCCTTGTTTCCCATCTAGGATTCCCAGCCGAATCCAATACATATAAAAACCTTTAAAACACGCTTTTAAAAAAGCCCAAAGTACAGAACTCGATTTCCCTTTTCTAAATTCTTCTTCCGCAAACAAACTAGAATAACGATCAATGAACTGTAAATGATCTGAAATATTTTTATAAGAATAATGATAGAGTGGGTTCTTTAGTTTGATTGGTTTTCCTGAAAGTTTAACTCTTTCGTGCACCAAACCACCGCTAAATTCTCCGGCTGTTTTTTTAAACAAACGAATTTGGTAGTTAGGATAGTATCCACCAAAACGAATCCACTTTCCTAAATAATAAGTCAAACGAGGGATGAGATAACCAACGGATTCTAATTTGTTTTCATTAAATAATTCTATGATTTCAGATTTTAAACCATCTGATACCACTTCATCGGCATCAATGGCAAACACCCAATCATACTTAGTTTTTTCAATGGCAAAGTTTTTTTGATCTGCGTAGTTATCAAACTTACGATAGAAAACGCGAGCCCCATGGGATTTTGCTAGTTCAACTGTTTTGTCTGTAGATCCAGAATCAATGACAACGATATCTTCAATAAAGGAAAGGGCAGCGAGAGTGCGAGAGATGTTATCCTCTTCGTTGAGGGTAATGATGGCACAGGATAAAGGAAGAGGCATAAATTAAATTTGGTTGGGGTCGCGGACAGAAATGAATTTATCAGAGAGAGGAATTTCCAGACGAGCAATGGTGGAATCTTCCCCGATGATGATACGAAAGAAATTAGGGTCGATACCTTCCCCTTTGAGCATTATGAGAATGAGGGCAAGCCCAAGACCGGCGCCTTCTGTGGTGTCAGCATTGTCCATATAGAACTGAGCGATGTCATCATATACCATTCCTTTTTCCAATCGTTCGCGAATGGCTTTTTCTTCTTCTTTGGCAATGGGAGTGTTGTTGATGACCTCGATGGTGATTCCATCGTCATTGAATTTAAAATTAATTAAGCAGAAGTATCCTTTCTTTTTGGCTTTCATTCCAAATTCGTTGGACATCTCTTCGGAAAACATTTCTCGGTATTCTCTCACCCCCCGGGCGTATTCAGAGGGGTTTAACATACTGTATCCACGTTCCTCAAAAAAGACACGTTTTTGGTTGGCTTTGCAGGCATTGATGGCCAATTCTTTGATGATGGTGTAAAGGGTTGGGACAAGAGTCGGGTAAGTGAGGCGATCCAGAATCAGACCTACGGCCTCCTTAATGTGTTCCTCAACGGATTTGGAAACCCGGTGCGTCTTTAGCGAGAGAATTTTCCCATTTTCGATGTGTAATTTGATGTGATCAGAAATCTCGCTTGTTTCCTTTCCCATACCCGAAATCTTTTCCATTCAAGTCCTTACTGTCAAGGTAACTAC is a genomic window containing:
- a CDS encoding glycosyltransferase family 2 protein; the protein is MPLPLSCAIITLNEEDNISRTLAALSFIEDIVVIDSGSTDKTVELAKSHGARVFYRKFDNYADQKNFAIEKTKYDWVFAIDADEVVSDGLKSEIIELFNENKLESVGYLIPRLTYYLGKWIRFGGYYPNYQIRLFKKTAGEFSGGLVHERVKLSGKPIKLKNPLYHYSYKNISDHLQFIDRYSSLFAEEEFRKGKSSSVLWAFLKACFKGFYMYWIRLGILDGKQGFVLALLGFYYNFLKYLKLYEKSNSISSFFVMVDSVHDVKSSKPTKKDGNQIHVG
- a CDS encoding TetR/AcrR family transcriptional regulator, coding for MQTPKEHTRKEILQAAREEFIQLGFEKASMRTIAKKAKVSTSNIYNYFENKEHLLTEILQPVLSGMEKAFAYVSHPDYFEKRFNDSYEAWQERFHIALDYVDANRDDFILLLTKSQGSHLEEFPDTVLTRLTKINFDQYSNFKEKNPSYKGEVSEFVVRNILSFFLNIFVQMVRQGISKQDMLIYQDSFLKFLHFGYKGSIASDLS
- a CDS encoding phosphoribosylanthranilate isomerase, whose protein sequence is MGTRYKIKICGIKDLATLELCVDLQVDFVGLNFSPRSPRAITAETAENLLQLRKKSGFPKLVFLFFENEITEIKTLTERFQPDLIQLIRGDQLISPEIWDEFTETKKLLPAIRIQTKVTSDEDLEPKSSLVILDSYQKNLGGGTGHTFPWEYVTSVKRPFLLAGGITPENVKTALETVHPYGIDVASGVETDGKKDPNKIKTLVQNVRTL
- a CDS encoding shikimate dehydrogenase family protein; the encoded protein is MYSKHTEIFGILGYPLGHTLSPWIHNTLFQLSGYDGVYLVFENERWNEIGLRPLLDLGVRGVSVTIPFKEWAYSQANIVCKASQTMGSSNTLLFREGIEAVNTDGTGAVRSILQANPDLLDPNLEKQILVLGSGGSAKGILFSIAESLQNNAKQGKIQRKVNILARNEVATKEILNSLGNPEWLGVTTKEKSLEEAENYDLVIHTTPVGMKGFGGEPILNSDFFTKKHTLFDIVYNPLETDLVKQAKKKKAEIIPGYHMLLYQGIRQFELFTNIQTKQKWIEKVESLLFKQLKNRK
- a CDS encoding histidine kinase; the encoded protein is MEKISGMGKETSEISDHIKLHIENGKILSLKTHRVSKSVEEHIKEAVGLILDRLTYPTLVPTLYTIIKELAINACKANQKRVFFEERGYSMLNPSEYARGVREYREMFSEEMSNEFGMKAKKKGYFCLINFKFNDDGITIEVINNTPIAKEEEKAIRERLEKGMVYDDIAQFYMDNADTTEGAGLGLALILIMLKGEGIDPNFFRIIIGEDSTIARLEIPLSDKFISVRDPNQI
- a CDS encoding Mur ligase family protein; protein product: MLFFDFLYSLQNIEKTRNFNVFKNYSLDGLSDLFLFLKSKHKIQKPIRISVVGTNGKGSTSHYLASLLSILGYKTGLYTSPHLLTPLERFLIFLDGKPEVPKEEDVESFFKNTILPDLERYQSLSYFEFLTVFTYLYFAKENTEFEIWEAGLGGRLDSTKLVYADHVILTKIGLDHSEILGDTKEKICLEKLGILTDVCRNLVVMDPEDDSLRTLIQNFPKGKTKTQILPLEKKPTYLETNFLFSQAALIHLLPKETSKLSSISFASLEKPRGRMEVLQNSPEIVFDPAHNPDAIATTTREFAKTHPSFSLVLGSLPDKDREGILSQLVGLPLHSLILWEGSGFGAFPELPQGLTSITTKLQAEEDLRPLFRGRFPVLVLGSFRLYGIVAKLIQNTTNM